A window of the Vibrio fluvialis genome harbors these coding sequences:
- the can gene encoding carbonate dehydratase has protein sequence MPEIKQLFENNSKWSESIKAERPEYFSKLAEGQNPDFLWIGCSDSRVPAERLTGLYSGELFVHRNVANQVIHTDLNCLSVVQYAVDVLKVKHIIVCGHYGCGGVTASIDNPQLGLINNWILHIRDLYFKHRGYLEQMPEEDRSDKLAEINVAEQVYNLGNSTILQNAWERGQDVEIHGVVYGIGDGRLEYLGVRCNSREMVDGSYKKAMEKILNPQHSLLCR, from the coding sequence ATGCCAGAGATTAAACAACTATTCGAAAACAACTCGAAGTGGTCAGAGTCTATTAAAGCAGAACGACCTGAGTACTTTAGCAAGTTAGCCGAAGGACAAAATCCTGACTTTCTGTGGATTGGTTGTTCTGACAGCCGAGTCCCAGCAGAGCGCCTAACCGGCCTGTATTCCGGTGAACTGTTCGTACACCGAAACGTTGCCAACCAAGTGATTCATACAGACCTGAACTGCCTGTCTGTGGTGCAGTACGCAGTCGACGTTCTCAAAGTGAAACACATTATCGTGTGTGGCCACTACGGCTGTGGTGGTGTGACGGCGTCCATCGATAACCCACAACTGGGTCTGATCAATAACTGGATTCTGCACATCCGTGATTTGTACTTCAAACACCGCGGCTATCTGGAGCAAATGCCAGAAGAGGACCGCTCGGACAAACTTGCGGAAATCAACGTGGCAGAACAAGTGTACAATCTGGGTAACTCCACCATCCTGCAAAACGCTTGGGAGCGTGGCCAGGACGTTGAGATTCACGGTGTGGTTTACGGTATCGGTGACGGTCGTCTGGAGTATCTGGGCGTGCGTTGTAACTCTCGCGAAATGGTCGACGGTAGTTACAAGAAAGCGATGGAAAAGATTCTGAATCCACAGCACAGCCTGTTGTGTCGATAA
- the pcnB gene encoding polynucleotide adenylyltransferase PcnB: protein MNNNDLEPSKHRVYTDLDLNIITRQEHNVSRQHISENALKVLYRLNGAGFEAYLVGGGVRDLLLGGKPKDFDVATNATPEQIRQLFRNCRLIGRRFRLAHIMFGRDIIEVATFRGHHQENNKQIASQSEAGMLLRDNVYGTIDEDAERRDFTINAMYYNIADYSIHDYAGGMEDMDDKLIRLIGDPETRYREDPVRMLRAIRFAVKLDFDIEEETAAPIEHLAPLLRDIPAARLYEESLKMLQSGYGLETYHLMREYNLFQQLFPTIARHFTDDYSSKTEQMLDLALDSTDQRMEEGKRINPAFMFAAMLWYPMMELADELTQHQHFNEYDAVMEASNRILDEVVKSIAIPRRHTATIREIWQLQLRLPRRTGKRAFRLMELNKFRAGFDFLEMRGEVEDGETKLLADWWETFQNAGRNMRQAMVLDLDGGAKTTTPRRRKPSSRKKKSKTSS from the coding sequence ATGAATAACAACGATTTAGAACCAAGCAAACATCGCGTATATACAGATCTAGATTTGAATATCATCACGCGCCAAGAGCACAACGTGTCTCGTCAGCATATCAGCGAGAATGCGCTAAAAGTGTTGTACCGCCTTAATGGGGCGGGCTTCGAGGCGTATCTGGTCGGCGGCGGTGTACGTGATTTACTGCTGGGTGGAAAACCCAAAGATTTCGATGTGGCCACCAATGCCACACCTGAGCAGATTCGCCAGCTGTTTCGTAACTGCCGCCTGATCGGGCGCCGGTTCCGTCTGGCTCACATCATGTTCGGCCGCGATATTATTGAAGTGGCGACCTTCCGTGGTCACCACCAAGAAAACAACAAACAGATTGCGTCACAATCTGAAGCTGGCATGCTACTGCGTGATAACGTCTACGGCACCATTGATGAAGATGCCGAACGTCGTGATTTCACCATCAACGCCATGTACTACAACATCGCCGACTACAGCATTCACGATTATGCCGGCGGCATGGAAGACATGGATGATAAGCTGATCCGTCTGATTGGCGATCCGGAGACACGCTACCGCGAAGATCCGGTGCGCATGCTGCGCGCGATTCGTTTTGCTGTGAAACTCGACTTCGACATCGAAGAAGAGACCGCTGCGCCTATCGAACACTTAGCACCGCTGCTACGTGACATTCCGGCTGCGCGTCTGTACGAAGAATCGCTTAAGATGCTGCAATCCGGCTACGGCCTGGAAACGTACCACCTGATGCGTGAGTACAACCTGTTCCAACAGTTGTTCCCGACCATTGCCCGTCACTTCACCGACGATTATTCATCAAAAACGGAGCAGATGCTGGATCTGGCGCTGGACTCAACCGATCAGCGTATGGAAGAAGGCAAACGCATCAATCCGGCATTTATGTTCGCCGCGATGTTGTGGTATCCGATGATGGAACTGGCCGATGAGCTGACGCAACACCAGCACTTCAACGAATACGATGCCGTGATGGAAGCCAGCAACCGCATTCTCGACGAAGTGGTGAAAAGCATTGCTATTCCGCGCCGTCATACGGCGACCATTCGCGAAATCTGGCAATTGCAACTGCGTCTGCCACGTCGCACCGGAAAACGTGCATTCCGCCTGATGGAGCTGAACAAGTTCCGCGCCGGCTTCGATTTTCTGGAGATGCGTGGCGAAGTGGAAGACGGTGAAACCAAGCTGCTGGCAGACTGGTGGGAAACTTTCCAGAATGCAGGACGCAATATGCGTCAAGCGATGGTGTTAGATCTAGATGGTGGCGCCAAAACCACCACGCCGCGTCGTCGCAAGCCATCGTCGCGTAAGAAAAAGAGCAAAACCTCGTCATGA
- the panC gene encoding pantoate--beta-alanine ligase, which translates to MQTFADVSALREQIKQVKRDGRRVAFVPTMGNLHEGHLTLVRKAREQADVVVVSIFVNPMQFDRADDLNNYPRTLDEDLSKLNGEGVDLVFTPTPEIMYPYGLDKQTFVEVPGLSHMLEGASRPGHFRGVATIVTKLFNIVQPNVACFGEKDYQQLAVIRQMVEDLCMDIEIIGVPTVREMDGLAMSSRNNLLTLDERQRAPVLARTMRWINSAIRGGRDDYTSIIEDAVDQLRAADLEPDEIFIRDARTLLPISADSKQAVILMSAFLGKVRLIDNQVLDLSSDGKDDSEEE; encoded by the coding sequence ATGCAGACTTTTGCTGACGTTTCAGCTCTTCGCGAGCAGATCAAACAGGTCAAGCGTGATGGCCGCCGTGTCGCTTTTGTACCGACCATGGGCAATTTACACGAAGGTCACCTGACACTGGTGCGTAAAGCCCGTGAACAGGCCGATGTGGTCGTGGTGAGCATCTTCGTGAACCCGATGCAGTTCGACCGCGCCGATGACCTCAACAACTATCCGCGTACACTGGATGAAGACCTGAGCAAACTGAACGGTGAAGGCGTGGATCTGGTGTTCACACCAACGCCTGAAATCATGTACCCGTATGGTCTCGACAAACAGACGTTTGTTGAAGTTCCGGGTCTGTCTCACATGCTGGAAGGCGCCTCGCGTCCGGGCCACTTCCGTGGTGTTGCCACAATCGTGACCAAGCTGTTCAACATTGTGCAGCCGAACGTTGCCTGCTTCGGTGAAAAAGATTATCAGCAATTGGCGGTGATTCGTCAGATGGTTGAAGATCTGTGCATGGACATCGAGATCATCGGCGTACCGACTGTACGTGAAATGGATGGTCTGGCGATGAGCTCACGCAACAATCTGCTGACGCTGGATGAGCGCCAACGTGCGCCAGTTCTGGCTCGCACCATGCGCTGGATCAACAGTGCGATTCGCGGTGGTCGTGATGACTACACCTCGATCATCGAAGATGCGGTGGATCAGCTGCGTGCTGCCGATTTAGAACCGGATGAGATTTTCATTCGCGACGCGCGTACCCTGCTGCCTATTTCAGCCGACAGCAAGCAAGCGGTGATTCTGATGTCTGCTTTCTTAGGAAAAGTCCGCCTGATTGATAATCAGGTGTTGGATCTCTCCAGCGACGGCAAAGACGATTCTGAAGAAGAGTAA
- the dksA gene encoding RNA polymerase-binding protein DksA, with protein sequence MPEESKKKTLGILAIAGVEPYQEKPGEEYMSPDQIAHFTKILEAWRNQLREEVDRTVHHMQDEAANFPDPVDRASQEEEFSLELRNRDRERRLIKKIEKTLDKIKEDDFGFCESCGVEIGIRRLEARPTADLCIDCKTLAEIKEKQMMG encoded by the coding sequence ATGCCAGAAGAATCCAAAAAGAAAACGCTAGGCATCCTAGCCATTGCAGGTGTTGAGCCGTATCAGGAAAAACCAGGTGAAGAGTACATGTCACCTGATCAGATCGCTCATTTTACAAAGATTTTAGAAGCCTGGCGTAACCAGCTCAGAGAAGAAGTTGACCGTACCGTGCACCACATGCAGGACGAAGCAGCCAACTTCCCTGATCCTGTTGACCGCGCTTCTCAGGAAGAAGAGTTCAGCCTGGAACTGCGTAACCGCGACCGCGAGCGCCGTTTGATCAAGAAGATTGAAAAGACACTAGACAAAATCAAGGAAGATGATTTTGGATTCTGTGAATCTTGTGGCGTTGAAATCGGCATCCGTCGTCTGGAAGCTCGTCCTACAGCCGACCTGTGTATCGACTGTAAAACACTTGCAGAAATCAAAGAAAAACAGATGATGGGCTAA
- the gluQRS gene encoding tRNA glutamyl-Q(34) synthetase GluQRS, with amino-acid sequence MSYIGRFAPSPSGPLHFGSLIAALGSYFQAKSQQGQWLVRVEDLDPPREMPGAADWILQALDAYGLHWDGEVVYQSQRHGLYQGQIDAWLSSGQAYYCQCTRKQIKAAGGYYPGTCRDKQLPCSPDCAIRLRMDNPVYSFIDLKHGEITIPAALAEEDFIIKRRDGLFAYNLAVVLDDIDQGVTEVVRGADLIEPTGRQISLYHTLKQNPVSYLHLPLAMDGNGNKLSKQNHATAINPDDPKPTLIHAMTFLGFDIPEDFMDARIEEIIAWGCQNWQIAQLPVETEITPRFSNGVV; translated from the coding sequence ATGAGTTACATTGGTCGTTTCGCCCCATCCCCTTCCGGTCCCCTTCACTTCGGTTCATTGATTGCCGCACTCGGCAGCTACTTTCAGGCTAAGTCTCAACAGGGGCAATGGTTGGTTCGTGTCGAAGATTTGGACCCGCCAAGGGAAATGCCCGGTGCCGCCGACTGGATTTTACAGGCACTCGATGCTTATGGCCTGCACTGGGACGGCGAGGTTGTCTATCAGAGCCAGCGTCACGGCTTATATCAAGGGCAGATTGACGCCTGGTTGAGTTCGGGGCAAGCCTACTATTGCCAGTGTACCCGTAAACAAATCAAAGCCGCTGGCGGTTATTATCCCGGCACATGCCGTGACAAACAGTTGCCTTGCAGCCCAGACTGCGCCATTCGTCTGCGCATGGATAACCCGGTGTATTCCTTCATTGATTTGAAACACGGGGAAATCACTATACCTGCAGCACTGGCGGAAGAAGACTTCATCATCAAGCGGCGCGATGGACTGTTTGCCTACAATCTGGCGGTGGTACTTGATGACATCGACCAAGGCGTGACCGAAGTGGTGCGAGGTGCGGATTTAATTGAGCCAACCGGAAGACAAATCAGTTTGTATCACACTTTAAAACAAAACCCGGTCAGCTACTTACATTTGCCTTTGGCGATGGATGGCAACGGGAATAAACTCTCAAAACAAAATCACGCCACCGCCATTAATCCGGACGATCCGAAGCCAACGTTAATTCACGCCATGACGTTTTTAGGCTTTGATATTCCAGAAGATTTTATGGATGCGCGCATTGAGGAAATCATTGCGTGGGGATGCCAGAACTGGCAGATTGCACAGCTGCCAGTAGAGACCGAGATCACACCACGATTCTCAAATGGCGTTGTGTAA
- the sfsA gene encoding DNA/RNA nuclease SfsA, producing the protein MQFSPPLQSATLIQRYKRFLADVTLPSGETITMHCANTGAMTGCAEPGSTVWYSTSDNPKRKYAHSWELTETARGHRICINTARANQLAVEAIQDGTITELQGYDQLLTEVKYGNENSRIDILLNSESGPNCYIEVKSVTLLDERNLATGEENQIVGQGYFPDAVTTRGQKHLRELAEMAKNGSRAVLLFAVLHSGIEKVAPAHHIDANYSQLLKMAQEAGVEVLCYKAELSDCSIRLVSSIEFAHQPAKN; encoded by the coding sequence ATGCAGTTTTCCCCTCCCCTTCAATCCGCGACGCTGATTCAGCGCTACAAACGTTTTTTGGCCGATGTCACTCTGCCAAGCGGCGAGACCATCACCATGCACTGTGCCAACACTGGCGCGATGACGGGCTGCGCCGAACCGGGCAGCACCGTGTGGTATTCCACCTCAGACAACCCGAAGCGCAAATACGCCCACAGCTGGGAACTGACCGAGACGGCACGCGGCCATCGTATCTGCATTAATACCGCGCGGGCGAACCAGTTGGCCGTAGAAGCCATCCAAGATGGCACCATTACCGAGTTGCAAGGTTATGACCAGCTGCTCACTGAAGTGAAATACGGCAATGAAAATAGCCGCATTGATATCTTGCTCAACTCAGAATCCGGTCCAAACTGTTATATAGAAGTGAAAAGCGTCACTCTTTTGGATGAACGGAACTTAGCCACGGGCGAGGAAAATCAGATAGTTGGTCAGGGCTACTTTCCCGATGCGGTCACAACTCGGGGACAGAAGCATTTACGTGAGCTGGCAGAAATGGCAAAAAATGGAAGCAGAGCAGTACTTTTATTTGCTGTTTTGCATTCAGGGATTGAAAAAGTCGCCCCTGCTCACCATATAGACGCGAACTATTCACAATTGTTAAAGATGGCTCAAGAAGCCGGAGTGGAAGTACTGTGCTACAAAGCAGAACTTTCTGACTGCAGCATTCGATTAGTGTCCTCAATAGAATTTGCTCATCAACCTGCAAAAAATTGA
- the panB gene encoding 3-methyl-2-oxobutanoate hydroxymethyltransferase translates to MKKITINDLMKWKQEGRKFPTVTAYDASFAQLFESQEMPVLLVGDSLGMVLQGQTDTLPVTVDEIAYHTRCVRAGSPNSLLMADMPFMSYATPEQACENAAKIMRAGANMVKIEGGDWLVDTVKMLTERAIPVCAHLGLTPQSVNIFGGYKVQGREQDKADRMVKDALALQEAGAQIVLLECVPASLANRITQLLDVPVIGIGAGNGTDGQILVMHDMFGISANYMPKFSKNFLAETGDMRTAVAKYMEDVANGTFPDDAHTIA, encoded by the coding sequence ATGAAAAAAATCACCATTAACGACCTGATGAAATGGAAACAGGAAGGTCGTAAATTTCCGACTGTGACTGCTTACGATGCCAGCTTTGCCCAGCTTTTTGAAAGTCAGGAGATGCCGGTACTGTTAGTGGGTGACTCACTGGGTATGGTTCTGCAAGGCCAGACCGATACACTGCCAGTGACGGTCGACGAGATTGCTTATCACACTCGCTGTGTGCGTGCGGGCAGCCCGAATTCGCTGCTGATGGCAGATATGCCGTTCATGAGCTACGCCACGCCTGAACAAGCGTGTGAGAACGCGGCTAAAATCATGCGCGCGGGTGCGAACATGGTTAAGATTGAAGGCGGTGACTGGCTGGTAGATACCGTAAAAATGCTGACTGAACGTGCGATCCCTGTGTGTGCACACCTGGGGTTAACGCCTCAGTCCGTTAATATTTTTGGTGGTTACAAAGTTCAGGGCCGCGAACAGGACAAAGCAGATCGTATGGTAAAAGACGCGCTGGCACTGCAAGAAGCTGGCGCTCAGATCGTTCTGCTGGAATGCGTACCTGCATCACTGGCCAACCGGATTACTCAGTTGCTGGATGTACCGGTGATCGGCATCGGCGCAGGTAATGGCACCGATGGCCAGATTCTGGTCATGCACGACATGTTTGGAATTTCGGCGAACTACATGCCAAAATTCTCGAAAAACTTTCTTGCGGAAACAGGTGATATGCGTACAGCCGTAGCTAAATACATGGAAGATGTGGCAAACGGTACGTTCCCTGATGACGCGCACACTATTGCCTAA
- the folK gene encoding 2-amino-4-hydroxy-6-hydroxymethyldihydropteridine diphosphokinase, with translation MITAFIAVGSNLSDPVTQAKHAIDALKSVPKSRFIAASSLYSSTPMGPQDQPDYINAVVAIETDLTPLELLDCTQAIEQEHGRVRKAERWGPRTLDLDIVLYGNEVMDSERLIIPHYGMKVREFVLYPLAEIAPNLQLPDGTELQTLLKSVPLNGLSIWQTPTPSKDNE, from the coding sequence ATGATCACAGCATTTATCGCCGTAGGCAGTAACCTCAGCGACCCGGTGACTCAGGCGAAACACGCCATCGATGCACTGAAATCTGTACCGAAGTCGCGTTTTATCGCGGCTTCGTCGCTGTATAGCAGCACACCCATGGGGCCACAGGATCAACCGGATTACATCAATGCGGTCGTGGCCATTGAAACCGATTTAACGCCACTGGAATTGCTCGATTGCACACAAGCGATTGAACAGGAACATGGGCGTGTCCGTAAAGCCGAACGTTGGGGCCCAAGAACTCTCGACTTAGATATCGTGCTGTACGGCAATGAGGTGATGGATTCCGAGCGACTGATCATTCCCCACTACGGAATGAAAGTACGTGAATTCGTACTCTACCCGCTTGCGGAAATCGCACCAAATTTACAACTCCCTGATGGGACTGAGTTGCAGACACTGCTGAAAAGCGTTCCGCTTAATGGGCTCAGTATTTGGCAGACGCCAACTCCTAGTAAGGACAACGAATGA
- the hrpB gene encoding ATP-dependent helicase HrpB: protein MSQLPIEAVIPELLAGVQRFPQVILKAAPGAGKSTHFPLALLKANLVTGKIVMLEPRRLAARNIARYLAQQLGESVGETVGYRVRGETRVSASTRLEIVTEGIMTRMIQSDPELDGIDALIFDEFHERSIHADTALAFSLEVQSALRDDLKIIVMSATLDHEALQVLLPMASYVESHGRSYPVATRYQALKPGEPLVASMEKQIRQLLAQENGSLLAFLPGAASITQLTQALGDVADDIDVCPLFGQLSFAEQQKAIAPTPDGRRKVVLATNIAETSLTIEGIRIVLDSGLERRARFDLKTGITRLEQVRIAQSSAEQRAGRAGRLEPGVCVRLYSEAQLKQQPMVPVAEIMQSDLAPLALELAQWGAQEATDLPWLDLPPAAAMAQARSLLCTLGLMDERQQLTAQGKAAHELGVEPRIAAMLLAAQAQSPAHMQSALALAALLEEPERQVLDVQHSLHRWQQGKHNKARTMNQRATALAHKLDDSFDLRRVDTTLLSVVACLAFPDRIAQQRGQHGQFLLANGHGAFVADDQPLAGSDYLIALDLMRGHQQSSQVFSALELDIGQLEQQCPQLFNELERVDWDDKAGRLVAEMQLRCGQLVIRRQALPAPNKQKMTQALLNYVERKGLSVLNWTEASLDWLTRVRCAAEWLPEENWPDMDDDALRSHLSEWLEPYLAGISSVKELNKVPLMDALNTRLGWSLSQQLDEWLPTHHALPTGTCKKIRYQLGMEPVLSVRMQEVLGEKSTPLIAKGTKAIVMELLSPAQRPLQVTRDLAGFWSGAYKEVQKEMKGRYPKHVWPDDPANHSATTKTKRQLNS, encoded by the coding sequence TTGTCACAATTGCCCATCGAAGCTGTGATTCCCGAGCTGCTTGCCGGTGTTCAGCGTTTCCCTCAGGTGATCCTCAAAGCCGCTCCCGGTGCCGGTAAGTCGACTCACTTTCCGCTTGCTCTGCTCAAGGCCAATCTGGTGACGGGTAAAATCGTCATGCTGGAACCGCGTCGTCTGGCGGCGCGTAATATTGCCCGCTATCTGGCGCAGCAACTTGGTGAAAGCGTTGGTGAAACGGTTGGTTATCGCGTGCGCGGCGAAACGCGCGTCAGCGCGAGTACTCGGCTGGAGATTGTGACTGAAGGGATCATGACCCGCATGATTCAAAGCGATCCGGAGCTCGACGGTATCGATGCGCTGATTTTTGATGAGTTCCATGAGCGCAGTATTCATGCTGATACCGCGCTGGCGTTCAGCCTGGAAGTGCAGTCGGCGTTGCGGGATGACCTCAAAATCATCGTCATGTCGGCGACCTTAGACCATGAGGCGTTGCAGGTTTTACTGCCGATGGCGAGTTACGTGGAATCTCACGGCCGCAGCTATCCGGTGGCCACACGTTATCAGGCGCTGAAGCCGGGTGAGCCGCTGGTGGCGAGCATGGAAAAGCAGATTCGTCAGCTACTCGCACAGGAAAATGGTTCTCTGTTGGCTTTCTTACCGGGCGCGGCCAGCATTACTCAGTTGACTCAGGCTTTAGGCGATGTAGCGGACGATATCGATGTGTGCCCTCTGTTTGGGCAACTGAGTTTTGCTGAGCAGCAGAAAGCCATTGCGCCAACGCCAGACGGGCGACGCAAAGTCGTGCTGGCGACTAACATTGCTGAAACTTCGTTAACCATTGAAGGCATTCGTATCGTGCTCGACAGCGGGTTAGAGCGCCGCGCGCGGTTTGATTTAAAAACCGGTATTACGCGCTTGGAACAGGTGCGGATTGCCCAATCGTCGGCCGAGCAGCGCGCTGGCCGTGCCGGCCGTCTTGAGCCGGGCGTGTGTGTGCGTCTCTACAGTGAAGCTCAGCTCAAACAGCAGCCGATGGTACCCGTCGCTGAAATAATGCAGAGCGATTTGGCACCGCTGGCGCTGGAGTTGGCGCAGTGGGGCGCGCAAGAAGCAACGGATTTACCGTGGCTGGATTTGCCTCCCGCCGCCGCGATGGCTCAGGCACGTAGTTTGTTGTGTACGCTGGGGCTGATGGATGAGCGTCAGCAACTGACCGCGCAAGGCAAAGCGGCACACGAACTGGGGGTGGAACCACGCATCGCAGCGATGCTGCTGGCAGCGCAGGCGCAAAGCCCCGCACACATGCAGAGTGCGCTGGCGCTGGCTGCTCTTCTGGAAGAGCCTGAACGTCAGGTGCTGGATGTGCAGCACAGTTTGCATCGCTGGCAGCAGGGCAAACACAATAAAGCGCGCACGATGAATCAACGTGCCACGGCGCTGGCACATAAACTGGATGACAGTTTCGACCTGCGCCGTGTCGACACGACTCTGCTTTCGGTCGTTGCGTGTCTGGCATTTCCCGATCGTATTGCTCAGCAACGCGGGCAGCATGGTCAGTTTTTACTGGCCAATGGCCATGGTGCGTTTGTTGCGGATGATCAGCCGCTGGCAGGCAGTGATTATCTGATTGCGCTCGACCTGATGCGGGGGCATCAGCAATCGAGCCAGGTTTTTTCAGCTCTTGAGCTGGATATCGGGCAGCTGGAACAGCAGTGTCCTCAGTTATTTAACGAGCTGGAACGCGTCGACTGGGATGACAAAGCGGGCCGTCTGGTGGCGGAAATGCAGCTTCGTTGCGGGCAACTGGTTATTCGGCGTCAAGCCCTGCCTGCGCCAAATAAACAAAAAATGACGCAAGCTTTGCTCAATTATGTCGAGCGCAAAGGGCTTTCGGTATTAAATTGGACCGAAGCCAGTCTGGACTGGCTGACGCGCGTGCGTTGTGCAGCCGAGTGGCTGCCGGAGGAAAACTGGCCTGACATGGATGACGACGCGCTGCGAAGCCATCTGTCTGAGTGGTTGGAACCTTATTTAGCCGGCATCAGCTCCGTGAAAGAATTAAATAAAGTACCGTTGATGGACGCCCTTAATACGCGTTTAGGCTGGTCTTTGAGTCAGCAACTGGATGAGTGGCTGCCAACCCATCACGCGTTGCCAACCGGTACTTGCAAGAAGATCCGTTACCAGCTTGGCATGGAACCTGTGCTGTCGGTGCGGATGCAGGAAGTGCTCGGTGAAAAGAGCACACCGCTGATTGCCAAAGGCACCAAGGCGATTGTCATGGAGCTGCTTTCACCAGCCCAGCGTCCGCTGCAGGTCACCCGCGACTTGGCGGGCTTCTGGAGCGGTGCGTATAAAGAAGTACAGAAAGAGATGAAAGGGCGTTACCCGAAACATGTGTGGCCGGATGATCCCGCCAATCACAGTGCGACGACCAAAACCAAGCGACAACTGAATTCATGA
- a CDS encoding ABC transporter permease: protein MYHIYWTAFRSLLRKEIKRFTRIWVQTLVPPAITMSLYFIIFGNLIGSRIGQMNGFSYMEYIVPGLIMMSVITNSYSNVASSFFSAKFQKNIEELLVAPVPNYVIIAGYVMGGVTRGLLVGAMVTFVSLFFVDLSVDHWGIITATVFLTSVVFSLGGLINAVYARTFDDISIIPTFVLTPLTYLGGVFYSISLLPEFWQGVSKINPIVYMVNAFRYGFLGVSDVGIVTSFSVLGVFVVVLYAVAHYLVSKGKGLRS from the coding sequence ATGTATCATATTTATTGGACCGCTTTTCGCAGCCTGCTGCGCAAAGAGATCAAACGTTTCACGCGCATCTGGGTACAGACCTTAGTACCGCCAGCGATTACCATGAGCTTGTATTTCATCATCTTTGGTAATTTGATTGGTTCCCGTATCGGTCAGATGAACGGCTTCAGCTACATGGAGTACATCGTGCCGGGGCTTATCATGATGTCGGTCATCACTAACTCATACTCGAACGTGGCTTCATCGTTTTTCAGTGCCAAATTCCAGAAGAACATTGAAGAGCTGTTGGTGGCGCCAGTGCCGAACTACGTGATCATTGCCGGTTATGTGATGGGCGGTGTGACGCGTGGCCTGTTGGTGGGCGCGATGGTGACGTTTGTGTCGCTGTTCTTTGTGGATCTGAGTGTCGATCACTGGGGCATCATCACGGCGACGGTCTTTCTGACCTCGGTTGTGTTCTCATTGGGTGGTTTGATCAACGCGGTGTACGCGCGTACGTTTGATGATATCTCGATTATTCCGACTTTCGTGTTAACGCCGCTGACTTATCTGGGGGGGGTATTTTACTCCATCAGTCTGCTGCCGGAGTTCTGGCAGGGCGTATCGAAAATCAACCCCATCGTCTACATGGTGAACGCGTTCCGTTACGGCTTCCTGGGTGTCTCGGATGTGGGTATCGTGACGTCATTCAGCGTGCTGGGTGTGTTTGTGGTGGTGCTGTACGCCGTGGCCCATTATCTGGTCAGTAAAGGCAAAGGCTTACGCAGCTGA
- a CDS encoding ABC transporter ATP-binding protein, with product MYALEIDQLRKTYAGGFEALKGVSLTVNKGDFYALLGPNGAGKSTTIGIISSLVNKTSGTVKVFGHNIDTHLEQAKQHLGLVPQEFNFNPFETVEQIVMQQAGYYGVSRTLAKERAEKYLTQLDLWEKRKERARNLSGGMKRRLMIARALMHEPQLLILDEPTAGVDIELRRSMWEFLKQINSQGITIILTTHYLEEAEMLCRHIGIINRGELIENTTMKGLLGKLHVETFILDIDNEEKLQPLTDVVSQRVVDGSLEIELEKTQGMNHVFTQLSEQGVNVMSMRNKANRLEELFVSIVRQQSQG from the coding sequence ATGTATGCATTAGAAATTGATCAGCTGCGCAAAACCTACGCCGGTGGTTTTGAAGCACTGAAAGGCGTCAGCCTGACGGTCAATAAGGGCGACTTTTACGCTCTGCTTGGCCCCAATGGTGCCGGTAAATCGACCACGATTGGTATCATCTCCTCACTGGTCAATAAGACCTCCGGTACAGTCAAAGTGTTTGGTCACAACATTGACACTCACTTAGAGCAAGCGAAACAACATTTAGGCTTAGTGCCACAAGAGTTCAACTTTAACCCGTTTGAGACAGTCGAGCAGATCGTGATGCAGCAGGCGGGATATTACGGCGTTTCGCGCACGCTGGCCAAAGAGCGGGCCGAGAAGTATCTCACCCAACTGGATCTGTGGGAAAAACGCAAAGAGCGCGCGCGTAACCTCTCCGGTGGCATGAAACGTCGCCTGATGATTGCCCGCGCTTTGATGCACGAACCACAACTGCTGATCCTCGATGAGCCGACAGCCGGGGTGGATATCGAGCTGCGCCGCTCAATGTGGGAATTTCTCAAGCAGATCAATTCGCAAGGGATCACTATCATCCTTACCACGCATTATCTGGAAGAAGCGGAGATGCTGTGCCGTCACATCGGTATCATCAATCGCGGAGAGCTGATTGAAAACACCACGATGAAAGGTTTGCTTGGTAAGCTGCATGTCGAAACCTTTATTCTTGATATCGATAATGAAGAGAAGCTGCAGCCGCTCACCGATGTGGTCTCGCAACGTGTGGTCGACGGTTCGCTGGAAATTGAGCTGGAAAAAACGCAGGGCATGAACCACGTCTTTACCCAGCTTTCAGAGCAGGGCGTGAACGTGATGTCGATGCGCAACAAAGCCAACCGTTTGGAAGAGCTGTTTGTCAGCATTGTTCGCCAGCAGAGTCAGGGGTAA